One segment of Mycolicibacterium sp. YH-1 DNA contains the following:
- a CDS encoding Xaa-Pro peptidase family protein has translation MTQITSAFGHAPASFAHRRRAGVYFNGAQCARELATLDLNGVVTTTVENIVYLTGYDHWPLRTFRDHGVYAVVNADGRRGLVAPLNAGEYLATAELEDCFLVTYGDFFVTLSPDGELSDLDRHWQSMRTGVPHFPDALAALDAVVAEAGLGSGERLAVDGRGIDLATLRRLGDRYPFVADVDGNAVLQRVRRIKTPDEVTLLADVARRTECAMESVFRSAEIGSSETDLWTHYQHACIDAGIVPGHCEVNIGGRASGCFPPDGEVRVQHGDTIRIDCGGRFAGYSSDTGRNACIGPMSPRIKLAEKAIHAGITAMFEMAAPGVRVVDLVARGLETVRANGISDFRRHHLGHGIGLDMYEFPVLSPTQSPDVVLVEGEVLNFEVPFYEMGTGGLQIEDTVLVTNTGVEVLTTCDRLAFSI, from the coding sequence ATGACGCAGATCACCAGTGCTTTCGGTCACGCCCCAGCCTCATTTGCCCACCGTCGTCGCGCAGGCGTCTACTTCAATGGTGCGCAGTGCGCACGTGAACTGGCCACGCTGGACTTGAACGGCGTAGTGACAACGACGGTGGAGAACATCGTCTATCTCACTGGATACGACCACTGGCCGCTGCGGACGTTCCGCGATCACGGCGTCTACGCCGTGGTGAACGCTGACGGTCGCCGTGGGCTCGTCGCACCGCTCAACGCGGGGGAGTACCTGGCGACCGCAGAGCTCGAAGACTGCTTTCTGGTGACCTATGGCGACTTCTTCGTGACGTTGTCCCCGGACGGTGAACTCTCAGACCTCGACCGCCACTGGCAGTCGATGCGGACAGGGGTACCGCACTTCCCGGATGCGCTGGCAGCACTTGACGCCGTTGTCGCCGAGGCGGGACTTGGCTCCGGTGAACGCCTGGCAGTCGACGGGCGGGGCATCGACCTTGCGACGCTTCGCCGTCTGGGAGACCGATACCCATTTGTCGCCGATGTCGACGGCAACGCCGTGCTGCAGCGAGTGCGCAGAATCAAGACGCCGGACGAGGTCACCCTGCTAGCCGACGTCGCACGCAGGACCGAATGCGCCATGGAGTCCGTCTTCCGCAGCGCCGAGATCGGATCATCTGAGACGGATCTGTGGACGCACTACCAACATGCGTGCATCGACGCCGGGATCGTCCCCGGCCATTGCGAGGTCAACATCGGCGGCCGAGCCAGCGGCTGCTTCCCTCCAGACGGCGAGGTGCGGGTACAGCACGGAGACACGATCCGAATTGACTGCGGCGGACGCTTCGCCGGCTACAGCTCCGACACCGGACGCAACGCATGCATCGGTCCGATGTCACCTCGAATCAAATTGGCCGAGAAAGCGATCCACGCGGGAATAACCGCCATGTTCGAGATGGCGGCACCAGGCGTGCGAGTCGTCGACCTCGTCGCGCGGGGATTGGAGACGGTGCGGGCCAACGGCATCTCGGACTTCCGCAGGCATCACTTGGGACATGGAATCGGCCTCGATATGTACGAGTTCCCGGTCTTGAGTCCCACGCAGTCGCCCGACGTTGTCCTAGTCGAGGGCGAAGTGCTGAACTTCGAGGTGCCCTTCTACGAGATGGGCACCGGAGGCCTGCAGATCGAGGACACGGTCCTCGTCACGAACACGGGCGTCGAAGTTCTCACCACTTGCGACCGCCTCGCATTCTCCATCTGA
- a CDS encoding NAD-dependent succinate-semialdehyde dehydrogenase, with protein sequence MTDVLESRLLIHGQWREAEFNRTLAVDNPATGRALADVADASVADAALAVAAAVQAQEQWSRTSPQTRSDMLYRAYELVLSRSERLARIVTLEMGKPLLEAHAEVRYAAGFLRWFSEAAVRITGEFRDSNDGLSRWMVRKEPVGPALLITPWNFPIAMAARKIGPALAAGCTAVLKPAPQTPLSSLALAEIFIEAGIPAGVLNVIPTSTAAEVVRPLLHSGDIRKLSFTGSTAVGRILLEQCGPRIVRTSLELGGNAPFIVFDDADVDRAVDGAMDAKMRNMGQACTAANRFLVAAPIADEFSTRFAARMGQLRVGDGLDDGIDVGPLIDQQAREKVDRLVRDSQSRGASTLIGGTSPERDGYFYSPTVLTGVPHGSPIVNEEIFGPIASVQTFETEAEAIEIANSTPWGLAGYVFTTDLDRAFRASERLAVGMVGLNTGIVSNPAIPFGGIKESGVGREGGLTGIDEFLEQKLISVPIASH encoded by the coding sequence TTGACCGACGTACTGGAATCACGGCTACTCATCCACGGCCAGTGGCGCGAGGCAGAGTTCAATAGGACTCTGGCGGTGGACAACCCGGCGACGGGCCGTGCCCTGGCGGACGTCGCCGACGCCAGTGTCGCCGATGCCGCGCTAGCGGTCGCGGCTGCGGTGCAGGCTCAGGAACAATGGTCGCGAACCTCGCCTCAGACTCGGTCCGACATGCTTTATCGGGCATACGAACTGGTGTTGTCCCGTAGTGAGCGGCTGGCCAGGATAGTGACGCTCGAGATGGGCAAGCCTCTACTCGAGGCCCACGCAGAAGTCCGCTACGCGGCCGGATTCCTGCGCTGGTTCTCCGAGGCCGCAGTGCGGATCACCGGCGAGTTTCGTGACAGCAATGACGGGCTGTCGCGCTGGATGGTCCGAAAGGAGCCGGTCGGACCGGCACTTCTGATCACGCCGTGGAACTTTCCGATAGCAATGGCCGCACGCAAGATCGGTCCGGCGCTAGCAGCGGGCTGTACAGCGGTTCTGAAACCCGCGCCGCAAACCCCATTGTCAAGCCTGGCCCTCGCCGAGATCTTCATCGAAGCCGGCATTCCGGCTGGCGTGCTGAACGTCATCCCCACCAGCACGGCTGCCGAAGTGGTGCGCCCGCTGCTGCACAGCGGAGACATCAGAAAGCTCTCGTTCACCGGTTCCACCGCTGTCGGTCGGATACTCCTCGAACAATGCGGCCCGCGGATAGTCCGGACCTCCCTCGAACTCGGCGGCAACGCGCCTTTCATCGTCTTCGACGACGCCGACGTGGACCGCGCGGTCGACGGCGCGATGGATGCCAAGATGCGGAACATGGGTCAGGCATGCACTGCGGCCAACCGCTTTCTGGTCGCGGCGCCCATCGCGGATGAGTTCAGCACACGTTTCGCCGCCAGGATGGGACAGCTGCGCGTAGGCGACGGATTGGACGATGGCATCGACGTCGGGCCACTGATCGACCAGCAGGCGCGGGAGAAGGTGGACCGATTGGTACGCGACAGCCAATCCCGTGGGGCGAGCACTCTCATCGGCGGCACATCCCCCGAACGCGACGGATACTTCTACAGCCCAACGGTTTTGACTGGTGTCCCCCACGGCAGCCCGATCGTCAACGAGGAGATCTTCGGGCCGATCGCCTCGGTTCAGACCTTCGAGACCGAAGCTGAGGCGATCGAGATCGCCAACAGCACACCGTGGGGTCTGGCCGGCTATGTGTTCACCACCGACCTCGACCGGGCGTTCCGGGCTTCCGAAAGGCTGGCTGTGGGAATGGTGGGGTTGAACACCGGAATCGTCTCCAACCCGGCGATCCCCTTCGGCGGCATCAAAGAATCCGGGGTCGGGCGCGAAGGCGGCCTGACAGGTATCGACGAGTTTCTCGAGCAGAAACTCATCAGCGTGCCAATCGCTTCGCACTGA
- a CDS encoding NAD(P)-dependent oxidoreductase → MTNDASPSTIRRWAMTGAAGSVGRHLRATLADSFDELILLDINAIEDPAAHERVVTVDLRDLNALQEALAGVDGIIHLGGLADEADFHDLAEVNIVGTYHLLEAARLNSVRRVVYASSNRATGFYPTGHVVTCEDPYRPDGLYGVTKAATETLCRLYTDKFGLEVACLRIGSFEQKPTTPRELHTWLSPGDCTAAFRAAVEAQYTFTTFYAVSNNTHLWWDLEPGAAIGFVPRDNAESFAGSITGDPLEPQGGVFATPEFTLTRQKHLTRSEGL, encoded by the coding sequence ATGACAAACGATGCCAGTCCATCCACCATCCGTCGCTGGGCGATGACCGGCGCCGCCGGCAGTGTCGGCCGCCACCTCAGAGCAACCCTCGCGGACTCCTTCGACGAGTTAATCCTGTTGGACATCAACGCTATCGAGGACCCCGCAGCCCATGAGCGCGTCGTCACAGTCGACCTGCGCGACCTCAACGCGCTACAAGAGGCCCTCGCCGGCGTAGACGGCATCATCCATCTCGGAGGCCTTGCGGATGAGGCGGACTTTCACGATCTCGCAGAGGTCAACATCGTCGGCACCTACCACCTCTTGGAGGCCGCGCGGCTGAACTCAGTTCGCCGAGTCGTCTACGCGAGCAGTAACCGCGCCACCGGCTTCTACCCCACCGGCCATGTTGTCACCTGCGAGGACCCCTACCGCCCAGACGGGCTCTACGGCGTCACGAAGGCCGCCACCGAGACGCTCTGCCGGCTCTACACAGACAAGTTCGGCCTAGAGGTCGCCTGCCTACGAATCGGAAGTTTCGAGCAGAAGCCGACCACGCCGCGTGAACTCCACACCTGGTTGAGCCCAGGTGACTGCACCGCAGCCTTCCGCGCGGCGGTCGAGGCGCAGTACACCTTCACCACGTTCTACGCCGTCTCGAACAACACGCACCTGTGGTGGGACCTCGAGCCAGGTGCCGCCATCGGGTTTGTCCCACGTGACAACGCGGAATCATTCGCGGGCTCGATCACGGGCGACCCGCTCGAACCCCAGGGCGGCGTGTTCGCGACACCAGAGTTCACCCTGACGCGGCAAAAGCACCTAACGCGATCAGAGGGACTGTAA
- a CDS encoding GntR family transcriptional regulator gives MTEPPVVKSARETAYDYLKASIVSGELKPGQIIDDATVASLCGISRTPVREALIQLEKVGLVHAPPRRRPSVAPSMGDDVEQILAPLGALQAVAARLATPLATAADVSLMEELNSKLVAAADANDWTAAAVADMNFHFVLVNRTNNRFLISEVDNLQTLFNRAKRLYMRNRGPDQKSGQEHAAIIDAVKNGDAEGAAAATIKNFQRLPEDGDD, from the coding sequence ATGACTGAGCCTCCCGTCGTCAAGTCGGCTCGCGAGACGGCCTACGACTACCTCAAGGCTTCGATCGTCTCGGGAGAACTGAAGCCCGGCCAAATCATCGACGACGCCACCGTCGCGAGTCTCTGCGGAATCAGTCGTACGCCGGTCCGGGAAGCGTTGATCCAGCTCGAGAAAGTCGGATTGGTTCACGCGCCTCCTCGTAGGCGACCATCCGTCGCGCCAAGCATGGGAGACGACGTTGAACAGATCCTCGCCCCACTCGGGGCACTACAGGCAGTGGCGGCACGGCTCGCGACACCTCTGGCAACCGCCGCCGATGTCAGTCTGATGGAGGAACTCAACAGCAAACTGGTCGCGGCCGCCGACGCCAATGACTGGACGGCGGCAGCCGTCGCCGACATGAACTTTCACTTTGTTCTGGTGAATCGGACGAACAATAGATTCCTGATCTCCGAGGTCGACAATCTGCAGACGCTCTTCAACCGTGCGAAGCGGCTGTACATGCGGAATCGTGGGCCTGACCAGAAGTCAGGCCAAGAACACGCCGCCATCATCGACGCCGTCAAGAACGGCGACGCTGAGGGCGCCGCGGCCGCGACAATCAAGAATTTTCAGCGCCTCCCGGAAGACGGCGATGACTAG
- a CDS encoding long-chain-fatty-acid--CoA ligase — MSDLPHPRFLDERVAHWAKTKPDDDAITYLGRTWTWSQFHDRIRRLAGALAQRGISRGDVVAFLDKNHPACVELTIAAASLGAATAIINFRLAADEMDYVLNDSGAKLLIVGSEFAAGIDKIRDKLTAVTEIVVVTPEGEDGDEYEAMLAAATPVDRSPDVQSDDVAIIMYSSGTTGRPKGVALTQANVIAHTINAFEGWTLGPEDKSLVAMPLFHVGGTSYMQFGLHNGAPTYMTRDVDGAALAGGILAGANRTFLVPAVLAKVLESGEDAVKLFGALKTYAYGASPMPLPLLRSALQAWPDTEFIQVYGLTEVCGVISLLGGDDHRSGDEDRMVSAGKVISGAEVRVVDPDTLEDVADGAQGELWFRTPQLMKGYHGKPEATAEAITSDGWFRTGDIGRVDADGFIFVEDRLKDMIITGGENVYSIEVERVLAEHPAIVEVAVIGVPDDKWGEAVKAIVALEGEATDQEIIGWARERLAAYKCPKTVDIVDALPRNPTGKILKKDLRKPHWEGRDRATV; from the coding sequence ATGTCGGACCTGCCTCACCCCCGATTCCTCGATGAGCGCGTGGCCCACTGGGCCAAGACCAAACCCGATGACGATGCCATCACCTACCTGGGTCGCACGTGGACGTGGTCGCAGTTCCACGACCGCATCCGGCGGCTCGCGGGTGCGCTGGCGCAGCGCGGCATCTCGCGTGGCGACGTCGTGGCATTCCTCGACAAGAACCACCCCGCCTGCGTCGAGCTGACGATCGCCGCGGCGTCGCTTGGCGCGGCCACTGCCATCATCAACTTCCGGCTGGCGGCCGACGAGATGGACTACGTGCTCAACGATTCCGGCGCCAAGCTGCTGATCGTCGGGTCGGAGTTCGCGGCGGGCATCGACAAGATCCGAGACAAGCTCACCGCGGTGACCGAGATCGTGGTGGTGACACCGGAGGGCGAGGACGGCGACGAGTACGAGGCGATGCTGGCGGCGGCAACACCGGTCGATCGCTCGCCCGACGTGCAGTCCGATGACGTCGCCATCATCATGTACTCGTCGGGCACCACGGGGCGGCCGAAGGGTGTCGCCCTGACCCAGGCCAATGTCATCGCGCACACCATCAACGCGTTCGAGGGCTGGACGCTGGGGCCAGAGGACAAGAGCCTCGTCGCGATGCCGCTGTTCCACGTCGGCGGCACCTCCTACATGCAGTTCGGCCTGCACAACGGCGCGCCGACGTACATGACGCGCGATGTCGACGGCGCCGCACTGGCTGGCGGCATTCTGGCCGGCGCCAACCGAACGTTCCTGGTTCCCGCCGTGCTGGCCAAGGTGCTGGAGTCGGGTGAGGACGCGGTGAAGCTCTTCGGCGCGTTGAAGACCTACGCCTACGGCGCGTCACCGATGCCGTTGCCGCTGTTGCGTTCTGCGTTGCAGGCGTGGCCGGATACCGAGTTCATTCAGGTATACGGGCTCACCGAGGTGTGCGGTGTGATCAGTCTCCTCGGTGGCGACGACCACCGCTCCGGGGACGAGGACCGGATGGTCAGCGCGGGCAAGGTCATCTCCGGCGCGGAGGTTCGGGTTGTCGACCCCGACACGCTCGAAGACGTCGCCGATGGCGCGCAAGGCGAATTGTGGTTCCGGACACCGCAGTTGATGAAGGGCTACCACGGTAAGCCGGAGGCGACCGCTGAGGCGATCACATCCGATGGCTGGTTTCGCACCGGTGACATCGGCCGGGTCGATGCCGACGGTTTCATCTTCGTCGAGGACCGGCTCAAGGACATGATCATCACCGGTGGCGAGAACGTGTACTCCATCGAGGTGGAGCGCGTACTGGCCGAACATCCCGCCATCGTCGAGGTCGCGGTGATCGGTGTGCCCGACGACAAATGGGGCGAGGCGGTGAAAGCCATTGTCGCACTTGAGGGTGAGGCCACCGATCAGGAGATCATCGGGTGGGCCCGCGAGCGCCTTGCCGCCTACAAGTGCCCGAAGACCGTCGACATCGTTGATGCGCTGCCCCGTAACCCCACCGGCAAGATCCTCAAGAAAGACCTGCGTAAGCCGCACTGGGAGGGCCGCGACCGCGCCACTGTCTAA
- a CDS encoding amidohydrolase, translating to MPADLVLFGTVLTVDDARPTAQALAVADGRIVAVGERADVEHLVGPGTEVVELRQRCVMPGFVEAHGHPLMEAIVLADRIVDIRPVTMSRADDVVAAIAREVAARGADGAYLNGWDPLLQEGLPEPTLAWLNDQAPDTPLVIVHNSGHKAYFNSAAAQRNGLNRDTPDPKGASFGRDADGELDGTAIETGAVFSLVGDAVDPNGYPAMLLAECARLNRAGLTTCSEMAFDPMFRPMLETLRGDVTVRLRTYEMSTEQMTTTEALANGDDMVKQVGIKIWVDGSPWIGNIDLTFPYLDTDAVRTIGVTPGSCGHANYTREQLEEIVAAYYPLGWQMACHVHGDRGVDTILDVYEQAIAKHPRDDHRLRLEHVGAITPAQLQRAHDLGVTCSIFVDHIHYWGDVLVDGLFGPEHGETWMPAGSAVATGMRISLHNDPPVTPEEPLRNISVAATRLAPSGRVLAPQERITVEQAIRAQTIDAAWQLFADDVVGSLEVGKYADLVVLSADPRAVPAQDIADLDVVATYLAGKQVFAKTA from the coding sequence ATGCCCGCTGACCTGGTGTTATTCGGTACCGTGCTGACCGTCGACGACGCCCGGCCGACCGCGCAGGCGCTCGCTGTCGCCGACGGCCGCATCGTGGCGGTGGGGGAGCGGGCGGACGTCGAGCACCTGGTTGGACCCGGCACCGAGGTGGTCGAGCTGCGGCAGCGGTGCGTGATGCCGGGGTTCGTCGAGGCGCACGGGCACCCGCTGATGGAGGCGATCGTGCTCGCCGACCGCATCGTCGACATCCGGCCCGTCACGATGTCACGCGCCGACGACGTGGTGGCCGCCATCGCGCGGGAGGTCGCCGCCCGTGGCGCAGACGGCGCCTACCTCAACGGCTGGGATCCGCTGTTGCAGGAGGGTCTGCCGGAGCCCACGCTGGCGTGGCTCAACGACCAGGCTCCCGACACCCCGCTCGTGATCGTGCACAACTCCGGGCACAAGGCGTACTTCAACTCCGCTGCCGCGCAGCGCAACGGACTGAACCGCGACACCCCGGACCCGAAGGGCGCGTCGTTCGGACGCGATGCCGACGGTGAGCTCGACGGCACGGCGATCGAGACCGGTGCGGTGTTCTCCCTCGTCGGTGACGCGGTCGACCCGAACGGCTACCCGGCGATGCTGCTCGCCGAGTGCGCGCGGCTCAACCGCGCCGGGCTGACGACGTGTTCGGAGATGGCCTTCGATCCGATGTTCCGGCCGATGCTGGAGACGTTGCGTGGCGACGTCACGGTGCGGCTGCGCACGTATGAGATGTCGACGGAGCAGATGACGACCACCGAGGCACTGGCCAACGGTGACGACATGGTCAAGCAGGTCGGCATCAAGATCTGGGTCGACGGGTCGCCGTGGATCGGCAACATCGACCTGACGTTCCCCTACCTCGACACCGACGCCGTGCGCACCATCGGGGTGACGCCCGGATCGTGCGGGCACGCCAACTACACCCGCGAGCAGTTGGAGGAGATCGTCGCCGCCTACTACCCGCTCGGGTGGCAGATGGCGTGCCACGTGCACGGTGATCGCGGTGTGGACACCATCCTCGACGTGTACGAGCAGGCAATCGCCAAGCACCCGCGCGATGACCATCGGCTGCGCCTCGAACACGTCGGCGCCATCACGCCCGCACAGCTGCAGCGCGCCCACGACCTCGGTGTCACGTGCAGCATCTTCGTCGACCACATTCACTACTGGGGTGACGTTCTCGTCGACGGGCTGTTCGGTCCCGAGCACGGAGAGACGTGGATGCCCGCGGGGTCGGCCGTGGCCACCGGCATGCGGATCTCACTGCACAACGATCCGCCGGTGACACCCGAGGAGCCGCTGCGCAATATCAGCGTCGCCGCCACTCGACTGGCGCCGAGCGGGCGCGTGCTCGCCCCGCAGGAGCGCATCACCGTCGAGCAGGCCATCCGTGCGCAGACGATCGACGCGGCGTGGCAGTTGTTCGCCGATGACGTGGTCGGCTCCCTGGAGGTCGGCAAGTACGCCGATCTGGTGGTGCTGTCGGCCGACCCGCGCGCGGTGCCTGCGCAGGACATCGCTGACCTCGACGTTGTCGCGACCTATCTCGCGGGCAAACAGGTTTTTGCTAAAACCGCCTGA
- a CDS encoding YciI family protein → MSRYMLIMRSTPEAEAAYENVDFNEIIESMGRFNEELVKAGVLLAGEGLTGPEEGFVVDFDADPPVITDGPYTEAKELFNGFWILDVSSKEEAKQWARKVPLGPGVRLEVRRVSETEEFPMDNPWIEKEIQWKADLAEKIAVQARKAADERLREEPTA, encoded by the coding sequence ATGTCGCGCTACATGCTGATCATGCGGTCCACCCCCGAGGCCGAGGCCGCCTACGAGAACGTCGACTTCAACGAGATCATCGAGTCGATGGGCCGCTTCAACGAGGAACTCGTGAAGGCCGGGGTGCTGCTGGCCGGTGAGGGCCTGACCGGACCCGAGGAGGGTTTCGTCGTCGACTTCGACGCCGACCCGCCGGTCATCACCGACGGCCCCTACACCGAGGCGAAGGAACTGTTCAACGGCTTCTGGATCCTTGACGTCTCCTCGAAGGAGGAGGCCAAGCAGTGGGCGCGCAAGGTGCCGCTGGGCCCCGGCGTGAGGCTCGAGGTGCGTCGGGTGTCGGAGACCGAGGAGTTCCCGATGGACAACCCGTGGATCGAGAAGGAGATCCAGTGGAAGGCCGACCTGGCCGAGAAGATCGCCGTCCAGGCTCGCAAGGCTGCTGACGAGCGCTTGCGCGAGGAACCGACGGCCTAG
- the fadD8 gene encoding fatty-acid--CoA ligase FadD8 yields the protein MTDALLRHPLHSGHLTVGALKRNRDRPVLFLGDTTLTGGQLSERISQYIQAFEALGAGTGTATGLLSLNRPEVIMIIGAGQTQGYRRTALHPLGSLDDHAFVLSDAGVTSLIIDPTPMFTERALGLLEKVPSLKQILTIGPVPQALAGVAVDLAAEAATYEPQPLQAADLPLDHIGGMTYTGGTTGRPKGVMGTTQSITTMTTAQLAEWEWPEHPRFLMCTPLSHAGAAFFTPVIVKGGEMIVLSKFDPAEVLRTIEEQKISATMLVPSMIYALMDHPDSHTRDLSSLETVYYGASAMNPVRLAEAIRRFGPIFAQYYGQSEAPMVITYLAKGDHDEKRLTSCGRPTLFARTALLGEDGNPVPQGEVGEICVSGPLLCGGYWNLPEATAETFRDGWMHTGDLAREDEDGFWYIVDRTKDMIVTGGFNVFPREVEDVVAEHPSIAQVCVIGTPDEKWGEAVTAVVVLRPDAATDDAAVAIMTSEIQAAVKDRKGSVQAPKQVIVVDSVPVTALGKPDKKAVRAQFWEGSGRAVG from the coding sequence ATGACCGACGCGTTGCTGAGACATCCCCTGCACTCCGGACACCTCACGGTCGGCGCGCTCAAGCGCAACCGGGACAGGCCGGTGCTGTTCCTCGGCGATACCACGCTCACTGGCGGACAGCTCTCCGAGCGCATCAGCCAGTACATTCAGGCGTTCGAGGCGCTCGGCGCGGGCACCGGGACCGCGACGGGTCTGCTATCGCTGAACCGCCCCGAGGTCATCATGATCATCGGCGCCGGGCAGACGCAGGGCTACCGCCGCACCGCACTACACCCTCTCGGTTCGCTCGACGACCACGCGTTCGTGCTGTCGGATGCGGGCGTGACGTCGCTCATCATCGACCCGACGCCGATGTTCACCGAGCGGGCGCTTGGCCTGCTGGAGAAGGTCCCCTCGCTCAAGCAGATCCTGACCATCGGCCCCGTGCCGCAGGCGCTGGCCGGTGTGGCCGTCGATCTGGCGGCCGAGGCGGCCACCTACGAGCCCCAGCCACTGCAGGCCGCGGACCTGCCGCTCGACCACATCGGCGGTATGACCTACACCGGCGGCACCACGGGCAGGCCCAAGGGCGTCATGGGTACGACGCAGTCGATCACCACGATGACCACCGCTCAGCTCGCCGAGTGGGAGTGGCCGGAGCACCCGCGGTTCCTGATGTGCACGCCGCTGTCGCACGCGGGCGCGGCGTTCTTCACGCCGGTCATCGTCAAGGGTGGCGAGATGATCGTGCTGTCCAAGTTCGACCCGGCAGAGGTGCTGCGGACGATCGAGGAGCAGAAGATCAGCGCCACGATGCTGGTGCCGTCGATGATCTACGCGCTGATGGACCACCCCGACAGCCACACCCGCGACTTGTCGTCGCTGGAGACCGTCTACTACGGCGCATCGGCGATGAACCCGGTGCGCCTGGCGGAGGCGATCCGGCGGTTCGGGCCGATCTTCGCCCAGTACTACGGCCAGTCCGAGGCGCCCATGGTCATCACCTACCTGGCCAAGGGTGATCACGACGAGAAGCGGCTCACCTCGTGCGGGCGGCCCACGCTCTTCGCGCGGACCGCACTGCTCGGCGAGGACGGCAACCCGGTACCCCAGGGCGAGGTCGGCGAGATCTGCGTCTCGGGGCCGCTGCTGTGCGGCGGGTACTGGAATCTGCCCGAGGCCACCGCCGAGACCTTCCGCGACGGCTGGATGCACACCGGCGACCTGGCCCGCGAGGACGAGGACGGGTTCTGGTACATCGTCGACCGGACCAAGGACATGATCGTCACCGGCGGGTTCAACGTGTTCCCGCGTGAGGTGGAAGACGTTGTCGCCGAACATCCCTCGATCGCACAGGTCTGCGTGATCGGCACACCGGATGAGAAGTGGGGCGAGGCCGTCACGGCCGTTGTGGTGCTCCGCCCCGACGCTGCGACCGACGACGCGGCCGTCGCGATCATGACCTCCGAGATCCAGGCCGCTGTCAAGGACCGCAAGGGTTCGGTGCAGGCGCCCAAGCAGGTGATCGTCGTCGACTCCGTGCCGGTGACCGCGCTGGGCAAGCCCGACAAGAAGGCCGTCCGCGCGCAGTTCTGGGAGGGTTCCGGCCGCGCGGTGGGTTAG
- a CDS encoding GNAT family N-acetyltransferase, with the protein MNNASLFCGTALAQRIEEAEAQLIVAATEAAGRRGAQGMVLPVAGGFACLADDGSPMNKVVGVGFNGVPDSAELDQIERTLSDCGVPVQVELSNLADPEVAAVLSDRGYRLIGFENVLGRSLLIEPEAPLGIDVRRRTDDEFDAWVAIFTEGFANPDGEGVPGIDDFPRDVVANAMRDIEKAGAANYVALCDGVIAGVGSVRLTDGIAQLTGAATAPAFRRRGAQSALLTARLRDAAAAECDIAVVTTAPGSRSQKNVQNKGFQLLYTRAVMVKAPEAD; encoded by the coding sequence GTGAATAACGCATCCCTGTTCTGCGGTACGGCACTCGCGCAGCGCATCGAAGAGGCCGAGGCCCAGCTCATCGTCGCCGCGACCGAGGCCGCGGGCAGGCGGGGCGCCCAGGGGATGGTGCTGCCCGTGGCCGGCGGCTTCGCGTGTCTGGCCGATGACGGCTCGCCGATGAACAAGGTCGTCGGCGTCGGCTTCAACGGAGTTCCCGACTCCGCGGAGCTGGATCAGATCGAACGGACCCTCTCCGATTGTGGCGTTCCCGTGCAGGTGGAGCTGTCCAATCTCGCCGACCCCGAGGTCGCTGCGGTGCTGTCCGATCGCGGCTACCGGTTGATCGGGTTCGAGAACGTGCTCGGGCGTTCCCTGCTGATCGAGCCGGAGGCGCCACTCGGCATCGACGTGCGGAGGCGCACCGACGATGAATTCGACGCGTGGGTCGCCATCTTCACCGAGGGCTTCGCCAACCCCGACGGCGAGGGCGTGCCCGGCATCGACGACTTCCCCCGAGATGTCGTCGCGAATGCCATGCGCGACATCGAGAAGGCAGGCGCGGCAAACTACGTCGCGCTGTGCGATGGGGTGATCGCCGGAGTCGGCAGCGTACGACTGACCGACGGCATCGCTCAGCTCACCGGTGCTGCCACCGCTCCGGCGTTTCGGCGCCGCGGTGCGCAGTCCGCGCTGTTGACCGCGAGGTTGCGCGACGCCGCCGCCGCGGAGTGCGATATCGCCGTGGTCACCACCGCCCCGGGCTCGCGGTCGCAGAAGAACGTGCAGAACAAGGGTTTCCAGCTGCTCTACACCCGCGCCGTGATGGTCAAGGCGCCCGAAGCGGACTAA